Genomic DNA from Fundidesulfovibrio soli:
TCTACAACGAATCCCAAGGGCTGGACGCGCTCCACCAGCGTATCAGGTCCGTCATGGAGACGTTGCCCTACGACTGGCGGATCGTCCTCGTGGACGACGGCAGCGCCGACGCCTCCTGGGAAAAAATCAAGGAGATCTCCTCGCGCGACGAACGCGTGAAGGGCCTCATGCTCTCGCGCAACTTCGGCAAGGAGATGGCCCTCACCGCCGGCGTGGAGCTCTGCGCCGACGTGGACGCCGTGATCTGCATCGACGCGGACCTGCAGCACCCCCCCGAGCTCATCCCCACCCTCGCCGCCAGGTGGGAGGAAGGCTACGAGATCGTGGCCACCGTGCGCGAGGCCGTTGCCGACTACTCCCCGCTGAAGAAGTTCGGCTCCAAGGCATTCTATTGGGTGATGACCCGCTACTCCGACCTGGACATCCCCCCCTCCAGCACGGACTTCCGCCTGCTGGACCGCAAGGTGGTGCACACCTTGCTCGAGTTCACAGAGCGCACCCGCATGTTCCGGGGCCTCATCGACTGGATGGGCTTCCGCAAGACCTACATCCCCTTCGTGGCCCCCGCGCGCGACACCGGGCAGGTGGGCTACTCGTTCAAGAAGCTCTTCAACCTCGCCGTGAACAGCTTCACCAGCTTTTCGCTCCTGCCCCTGCGCTTCACGGGCTACCTGGGCCTGACCATCATCGCCCTGTCGCTGCTGGTCCTGGGGTTCATGCTCACGGGCAACGTGCTCTGGGGCGCCAACTACACGCCCATGGCCTTTTTCACGGTGTTCAACACCTTCCTCATCGGCATCGTGCTCTGCGGGCTGGGCATGGTGTCGCTCTACATCGGACACATCCACACCGAAGTGGTGCAAAGGCCCCTCTACATCATCCGCGAACGCGCGGGCCGTTGGGAGTAGACCATGCCAGAGACACTGTTCAGCATCATCATCCCCTTCAAGGAGCCGGGCGTCCTCGTCGAGGAGTGCCTGAGCCACATCTTCGAGCTGCGCGAACAGCG
This window encodes:
- a CDS encoding glycosyltransferase family 2 protein, with product MSDTVQKSIAIVVPVYNESQGLDALHQRIRSVMETLPYDWRIVLVDDGSADASWEKIKEISSRDERVKGLMLSRNFGKEMALTAGVELCADVDAVICIDADLQHPPELIPTLAARWEEGYEIVATVREAVADYSPLKKFGSKAFYWVMTRYSDLDIPPSSTDFRLLDRKVVHTLLEFTERTRMFRGLIDWMGFRKTYIPFVAPARDTGQVGYSFKKLFNLAVNSFTSFSLLPLRFTGYLGLTIIALSLLVLGFMLTGNVLWGANYTPMAFFTVFNTFLIGIVLCGLGMVSLYIGHIHTEVVQRPLYIIRERAGRWE